In a single window of the Pontibacter russatus genome:
- a CDS encoding VOC family protein, with product MHSISTAINHIALYVHHLSRSVKFYEEVLQLRQIPEPFKDGWHVWFSMGGRSQLHLIEGAPSLIAHEKNTHICFSVDSLEDFMENLEELGIPYGNFEETSKTPNLRSDGIRQIFFQDPDGYWLEVNDDHI from the coding sequence ATGCATTCCATATCCACCGCCATCAACCACATCGCGCTCTACGTGCATCACCTCAGCCGAAGCGTGAAATTTTACGAGGAGGTGCTGCAACTGCGCCAGATTCCGGAGCCCTTCAAAGACGGCTGGCATGTCTGGTTCAGCATGGGCGGGCGCAGCCAGTTGCACCTGATTGAAGGGGCACCGAGCCTTATAGCGCATGAGAAGAACACGCACATATGCTTCAGCGTGGACTCGCTGGAGGACTTTATGGAAAACCTGGAGGAGCTTGGCATTCCCTACGGCAACTTCGAGGAGACTTCCAAAACCCCCAACCTGCGCTCCGACGGCATCCGGCAAATCTTTTTCCAGGACCCGGACGGCTACTGGCTGGAGGTGAACGACGACCATATATAG
- a CDS encoding DUF4919 domain-containing protein, with the protein MKTILILLFALAAFPSAGQKFSFSYHTDYPKLLARTQAKTDKLYYPKQVKRFVQNDTSLTDFEVLALLVGFTADKNYCIPRDMEMERSLYQLNDQGRFREAVSKGRSFNKTHPLHQATLIELSFAYHQLHMPDSSAYFGRQFHRVMDAMALSGSGLHPDSALFSLTPTDGRNLITRYLKAEIGSTDSATDAHGNFLYVLEYVSEEDGARLPLYFNVQHAYRQMKKQLHANPEKAEAMRPNSGKSKSQ; encoded by the coding sequence ATGAAGACAATTCTGATACTGCTGTTTGCCCTCGCCGCTTTTCCCTCCGCCGGGCAGAAGTTCTCGTTCTCGTACCACACCGATTACCCGAAGCTGCTGGCCCGCACCCAGGCCAAAACCGACAAACTTTATTACCCGAAACAGGTGAAGCGCTTTGTGCAGAACGACACCAGCCTGACGGATTTTGAGGTGCTGGCCCTGCTGGTCGGGTTTACGGCAGACAAGAACTACTGCATACCCCGGGATATGGAGATGGAGCGCAGCCTGTATCAACTGAACGACCAGGGCAGGTTCCGCGAGGCAGTGAGCAAAGGGCGGAGCTTCAACAAAACGCACCCCCTGCACCAGGCCACCCTGATTGAGCTGTCGTTTGCCTACCACCAGCTGCACATGCCTGACTCGTCGGCTTACTTCGGGCGCCAGTTTCACCGCGTGATGGACGCCATGGCCCTGTCCGGCTCCGGCTTGCACCCCGACTCCGCCCTGTTCTCCCTCACCCCCACCGACGGACGGAACCTTATCACGAGATACCTGAAAGCCGAGATTGGCAGCACGGACTCCGCCACCGACGCACACGGAAACTTTTTATATGTGCTGGAGTATGTTTCTGAGGAGGATGGCGCCAGACTGCCCCTCTACTTTAACGTGCAGCACGCCTACCGGCAGATGAAAAAGCAGTTGCACGCTAACCCCGAAAAAGCCGAGGCCATGCGCCCGAACTCCGGCAAGAGCAAAAGCCAGTAG
- a CDS encoding ABC transporter permease has product MFRHSLLLIYRNFKRFRSTFFINLLGLSTGLACTLLIYLWVSDEVSMDKFHEKDGQLFQVMTNHDNSGGIVTWEVGPGLLAEALAEELPEVAYAVSSSGIPDKFTISAEENHINAAGQFVGEDFFNIFSYRLIQGNKSQVLADKNAIVLSESLAQKLFGTTQNVVGRTLEWQILQFRKPVVVTGVFKDVPPASSEQFDFLVSFEEFKDMLGSGLHWDNHNAKAYLLLQEGTDAGQFNRKITGFIKSKLPASNVTVFIRPYSDKYLYGTYENGVQAGGRIAYVKLFSLIAVFILVIACINFMNLSTAKASRRIKEVGIKKAMGASRESLVLQYMGESMLMAFASLILALVLAELSLATFNQITGKQLVLSFDTHFVLAALGITLITGLLAGSYPALYLSGFKPATVLRGKLDSLGGELWARKGLVVFQFTLSIILIVAVLVIYKQIEYVQTKNLGYNKDNIVYFNAEGSVQEKLETFLSEVRKVPGVVNASSGGSIITDVGSTIGLSWPGKNPEEDVAFQVLSVNYDMIETLGIQVKAGRAFSRKFATDTARIIVNDAAVKAMGMQDPVGKAVNLWGEDKKIVGVVKDFHFQSLHEHVKPLLFRLESDKAMKVMAKIEAGKEKETLDQLQQLYKAYNPGFVLDYRFLNEDYQQLYAAERRVAVLSRYFAGLAILISCLGLFGLAAFTAERRLKEIGVRKVLGASEFNIVYLLSSDFTKLVLASILAALPLSFLLVKYWLDNFAYRIDLEAWYFISAGLAALLIAWFTVGMQAIKAARINTVQCLKDV; this is encoded by the coding sequence ATGTTCCGCCACAGCCTCCTCCTCATCTACCGAAACTTCAAGCGGTTCAGAAGCACGTTCTTCATCAACCTGCTTGGCTTGTCTACGGGCTTGGCCTGCACGCTGCTCATATACCTGTGGGTGAGCGATGAAGTCAGCATGGACAAGTTTCATGAAAAGGACGGACAGCTTTTTCAGGTGATGACGAACCATGATAATTCCGGCGGTATCGTGACCTGGGAAGTGGGCCCGGGGCTACTGGCCGAGGCGCTGGCGGAGGAATTGCCTGAAGTGGCCTACGCCGTCAGCTCTTCTGGTATCCCCGATAAGTTCACCATATCCGCTGAAGAGAACCACATCAACGCGGCGGGCCAGTTTGTAGGCGAAGATTTCTTCAATATTTTCTCCTACCGACTTATCCAGGGAAACAAAAGCCAGGTGCTGGCGGATAAAAACGCCATTGTCCTATCCGAATCCCTGGCGCAGAAGCTGTTCGGCACCACCCAGAACGTTGTCGGCAGAACCCTGGAATGGCAAATCCTGCAGTTCAGAAAGCCGGTTGTCGTGACGGGCGTTTTCAAAGACGTCCCTCCTGCCTCCTCCGAGCAGTTCGACTTTCTGGTGTCGTTTGAGGAATTTAAAGACATGCTCGGCAGCGGCCTCCACTGGGACAACCACAATGCGAAAGCCTACCTGCTTTTACAGGAAGGAACAGACGCGGGGCAGTTTAACCGCAAGATTACCGGGTTTATAAAGAGCAAGCTCCCGGCCTCCAATGTCACTGTATTCATCAGGCCCTACTCTGACAAGTATCTATATGGCACCTATGAGAACGGGGTGCAGGCTGGCGGCCGGATTGCGTACGTGAAGCTGTTCTCGCTGATTGCCGTTTTCATACTGGTGATTGCATGCATCAACTTCATGAACCTGTCCACGGCAAAAGCTTCCCGACGCATAAAGGAAGTCGGCATCAAAAAAGCCATGGGTGCCAGCCGGGAGTCGCTTGTCCTGCAATATATGGGCGAGTCCATGCTGATGGCGTTCGCCTCGCTTATACTTGCGCTTGTGCTGGCGGAGCTTTCCCTTGCAACGTTCAACCAGATAACTGGGAAGCAGCTCGTCCTTTCGTTTGACACCCACTTTGTGCTGGCGGCACTCGGCATCACACTCATCACGGGCCTGCTGGCTGGCAGCTACCCGGCCCTGTACCTGTCCGGTTTCAAGCCCGCCACCGTGTTGCGGGGCAAGCTCGACAGCCTGGGCGGGGAACTCTGGGCACGGAAGGGATTGGTAGTGTTCCAGTTCACGCTTTCGATCATCCTGATTGTGGCGGTGCTGGTGATATACAAGCAGATTGAATATGTGCAGACGAAGAACCTGGGATATAACAAAGACAACATCGTCTATTTTAATGCAGAAGGCAGCGTGCAGGAAAAGCTGGAGACTTTCCTTTCAGAAGTAAGGAAGGTACCGGGCGTAGTGAACGCCTCGAGCGGGGGCAGCATTATCACAGATGTCGGATCCACAATCGGTTTGTCGTGGCCAGGTAAAAATCCGGAGGAGGATGTGGCCTTCCAGGTACTGTCTGTAAACTACGATATGATTGAGACATTGGGCATCCAGGTGAAAGCCGGACGCGCCTTTTCAAGAAAATTCGCCACAGACACCGCCCGCATCATCGTGAATGACGCGGCAGTAAAAGCGATGGGCATGCAGGACCCGGTGGGAAAAGCGGTGAACCTGTGGGGCGAAGACAAGAAGATCGTCGGGGTGGTGAAAGACTTTCATTTCCAGTCGCTGCATGAGCATGTGAAACCGCTGCTTTTCAGGTTAGAGTCTGACAAAGCGATGAAGGTGATGGCAAAAATAGAGGCCGGAAAGGAAAAAGAAACCCTTGACCAGTTGCAGCAGCTCTACAAAGCATATAACCCCGGCTTCGTGCTCGATTACAGGTTCCTGAACGAGGACTATCAGCAGCTATATGCCGCCGAGCGGCGCGTAGCTGTCCTGTCCAGGTACTTCGCCGGTCTGGCAATCCTTATATCCTGCCTCGGCCTGTTTGGCCTGGCAGCCTTCACGGCCGAGAGAAGGTTGAAGGAAATAGGTGTCCGGAAAGTGTTGGGGGCGAGCGAGTTTAACATTGTGTACCTGCTGTCGAGCGACTTCACGAAGCTGGTACTGGCCTCTATTCTGGCTGCGTTGCCCCTGAGCTTCCTCCTCGTCAAATACTGGCTCGACAATTTCGCGTACCGGATAGATCTGGAGGCGTGGTACTTTATAAGCGCCGGGCTGGCGGCGCTGCTCATTGCCTGGTTCACGGTAGGCATGCAGGCTATAAAAGCCGCGCGGATAAATACGGTCCAATGCCTGAAGGATGTATAA
- a CDS encoding VF530 family protein produces MMEEQKNNPLHGKTLEMILVLLVDYYGWEELGYKININSFNKNPSVKSSLKFLRKTPWARQKVEELYVRTFHRK; encoded by the coding sequence ATGATGGAAGAGCAAAAGAACAACCCGCTGCACGGCAAAACGCTGGAGATGATCCTGGTGCTGCTGGTGGACTACTACGGCTGGGAAGAGTTGGGGTACAAAATCAACATCAACAGCTTCAACAAAAACCCGAGCGTCAAATCCAGCCTGAAGTTTCTGCGCAAAACGCCCTGGGCGCGCCAGAAAGTGGAGGAGCTTTATGTGCGCACCTTCCACAGAAAGTAG
- a CDS encoding amidase family protein, whose protein sequence is MRPRFLPVIYSLFALLLFNSCAKLAHTPAKQSAAAKKKTPFSVQEATIADIHKAFEEGTCTCEQLVTTYLHRIKAYDQPTRLNSIILTNPNALATARQLDQEYAQTKQLRKLHCIPLIVKDNYNTAGLQTTAGSLAMKGFAPDRDAYQVKALKDAGAIVLAKANMAEWAFSPKVTISSIAGETLNPYNLAFVPAGSSGGTAAAVAANFGMVGLGTDTGNSIRGPSSHTALVGFRTTLGLTSRSGIAPLYLRNDVGGPMARTVEDATKVLEVIAGYDPADPLTEHSRGEVPENYRQFLDRNGLKGARIGVLRALTEATPDTQVMALFEQAITDLRRLGAVVVDSVEIKDFDSLRENQWCAVFRHDINQYLFALGDSVPVSSLEEIIASGKYAPYIADDLKYQYTQADAVGETICTDAYTDLKRISFREAVEAAMDAQQLDALIYPTWTNPPARVGDMEGYKGDNSQVIAPHTGQPAFTVPMGYTYENLPAGLQFLGRMFGEPTLIRLTYAYEQGTKHRRPPARLTGKAPKPVTKN, encoded by the coding sequence ATGCGCCCCAGGTTTCTCCCGGTTATATATAGCTTATTTGCCCTGCTCCTGTTCAACAGCTGCGCCAAACTGGCCCATACACCTGCAAAGCAAAGCGCCGCTGCTAAGAAAAAAACACCATTCAGCGTGCAGGAGGCCACCATCGCGGATATACACAAGGCCTTTGAGGAGGGCACCTGCACCTGCGAGCAACTGGTGACCACTTACCTCCACCGAATCAAGGCCTACGATCAGCCGACCAGGCTGAACTCCATCATTCTCACCAACCCTAACGCCCTGGCCACTGCCCGGCAACTGGACCAGGAGTATGCGCAGACAAAGCAGCTCCGGAAACTGCACTGCATCCCGCTCATCGTGAAGGACAACTACAACACCGCCGGGCTGCAGACCACCGCCGGGTCGCTGGCTATGAAAGGCTTTGCCCCTGACCGGGACGCCTATCAGGTAAAAGCCCTGAAGGACGCCGGTGCCATAGTGCTGGCCAAAGCCAATATGGCCGAGTGGGCCTTCAGCCCGAAAGTCACCATCAGTTCCATAGCCGGCGAAACCCTGAACCCCTACAACCTGGCATTTGTGCCAGCCGGGTCCAGCGGCGGCACGGCGGCGGCAGTGGCGGCCAATTTCGGCATGGTGGGTTTGGGCACTGATACCGGCAACTCCATCAGGGGGCCGTCGTCGCACACCGCGCTGGTCGGTTTCCGCACGACCCTGGGCCTGACCAGCCGCAGCGGCATCGCGCCCCTGTACCTGCGCAACGATGTGGGCGGCCCCATGGCGCGCACCGTGGAAGACGCCACCAAAGTGCTGGAGGTGATTGCCGGCTACGACCCCGCCGACCCGCTGACTGAACACAGCCGGGGCGAGGTGCCGGAAAACTACCGCCAGTTCCTGGACAGGAACGGCCTGAAAGGTGCCCGCATCGGGGTGCTGCGCGCGCTGACCGAGGCCACTCCGGATACGCAGGTGATGGCGCTGTTTGAGCAGGCCATTACCGACCTGCGCCGACTGGGGGCCGTGGTGGTAGACTCCGTCGAGATAAAAGACTTCGACAGCCTGCGCGAGAACCAGTGGTGCGCTGTTTTCCGGCACGACATCAACCAGTACCTTTTTGCGCTCGGCGACAGCGTGCCCGTGAGCAGCCTGGAGGAAATCATCGCCTCCGGCAAATACGCACCCTATATAGCCGACGACCTGAAGTACCAGTACACGCAGGCAGACGCCGTAGGCGAAACCATATGCACCGACGCCTATACCGACCTAAAAAGAATCTCCTTCCGGGAGGCCGTGGAGGCCGCGATGGATGCGCAGCAGCTGGACGCGCTCATTTACCCGACCTGGACCAACCCGCCCGCCAGGGTAGGCGATATGGAAGGCTACAAAGGCGACAACAGCCAGGTGATTGCCCCGCACACCGGGCAGCCTGCCTTTACCGTGCCCATGGGCTATACTTACGAGAACCTGCCGGCGGGTCTGCAGTTCCTGGGCCGCATGTTCGGCGAACCCACACTGATACGGCTGACCTATGCCTACGAGCAGGGCACCAAACACCGAAGGCCACCGGCTCGCTTAACGGGAAAGGCACCTAAACCGGTGACGAAAAATTAG
- a CDS encoding S41 family peptidase, which translates to MSNYFSGHFAAFVEASPVYAVTYRGADGEAVTKDFPAVSLETIKASEQEKAAAKPAQPPFRLNFTADNIAVLEIDWFMNSKAQKFRKFMAGAFEAIKERKAKALVLDVRNNEGGMDGLGMLLSSYLADKPYHYFSRVVSNSNKKFSFSGKAHEPWYYWYFRSRMKKNGQGTFDVQPAKYLRELKPQKDAYTGDVYILTNGWSFSVTGEFASVVHNMGRATFVGQETGGAYQGDNSGYFSILPLPNTKIDLGIPLWSYYTAISEEPVKNRGVIPHHIVVPTVQDVLNGTDREMASALALIRKKAAGTQASMNQQ; encoded by the coding sequence ATGAGCAACTATTTTAGCGGACATTTTGCTGCTTTTGTGGAAGCGTCGCCTGTGTATGCTGTCACCTACCGGGGCGCGGACGGCGAGGCAGTCACAAAGGATTTTCCGGCCGTAAGCTTAGAAACCATCAAAGCGTCTGAGCAGGAAAAAGCGGCGGCAAAGCCAGCGCAGCCACCCTTCCGACTGAATTTTACGGCGGACAACATTGCGGTGCTGGAGATAGACTGGTTTATGAATAGCAAAGCGCAGAAGTTCAGGAAGTTTATGGCCGGTGCTTTCGAGGCTATCAAAGAGCGCAAAGCAAAGGCGCTGGTACTGGATGTGCGGAATAACGAAGGTGGTATGGATGGATTAGGCATGCTGCTGAGCTCTTATCTGGCAGATAAGCCCTATCACTACTTCAGTCGCGTAGTCTCCAACTCAAACAAGAAGTTCAGTTTCTCCGGCAAAGCCCATGAGCCCTGGTACTACTGGTATTTCAGGAGCAGAATGAAAAAGAACGGCCAGGGCACCTTCGACGTGCAGCCAGCCAAATACCTGCGGGAGCTCAAGCCGCAGAAAGATGCCTATACCGGTGATGTGTATATCCTGACGAATGGCTGGAGCTTTTCTGTCACGGGAGAGTTTGCCTCGGTGGTGCATAACATGGGGCGGGCCACTTTTGTAGGACAGGAGACAGGTGGCGCTTACCAGGGCGACAACAGCGGCTACTTCTCCATTCTGCCCCTGCCAAACACCAAGATAGACCTTGGCATCCCGCTCTGGTCGTACTACACCGCCATTTCCGAGGAGCCAGTGAAAAACCGGGGTGTCATTCCGCACCACATCGTAGTGCCAACAGTACAGGACGTATTAAATGGCACCGACCGTGAGATGGCCTCTGCTTTAGCGCTTATCCGGAAAAAAGCCGCCGGTACACAGGCAAGCATGAATCAGCAGTAG
- a CDS encoding DUF1330 domain-containing protein, protein MAAYVLVEVEVTDPATYEEYKQLTPATLAAYGGRFIVRGGASETLEGGWKPNRVVVLEFPSVEQAKTWWNSPEYSKAKAIRQRAASTKMIVLEGFEG, encoded by the coding sequence ATGGCAGCCTATGTACTTGTTGAAGTAGAAGTAACCGACCCGGCCACGTACGAGGAATACAAGCAGCTCACCCCCGCCACACTCGCGGCGTACGGCGGCAGATTCATCGTGCGGGGCGGCGCCAGTGAAACCCTGGAGGGCGGCTGGAAGCCAAACCGCGTGGTGGTGCTGGAGTTTCCGAGCGTGGAGCAGGCGAAGACCTGGTGGAACTCGCCGGAGTATTCCAAAGCGAAAGCCATACGCCAGCGGGCAGCCAGCACAAAGATGATTGTGCTGGAGGGTTTTGAAGGCTGA
- a CDS encoding helix-turn-helix domain-containing protein produces MATLLFTRRQNKLANRLLGALVLLLSIQTVLVAYDTRDFFLAFPHLSKVGWLLPSLFGPLIYLFTAKLTSERPVWRKKDFLHLVPFALCLLYLLPYFLQPAAVKTAYLENFDKASEDDFGTLNQLLNFLHLGYTYAALVLIRRHEQNILQRFSELRKVRLRWLKQFVQLIFCIILIGVVVFYARKWNVPWVSEVYHFHYLGVIVCIYWIGYKALSQPAIFNNSLPFPQGRKEAEEAEVPAPDEAVNEMQTGENLAAVKYQKSGLKEDAAEEYLGQLLQFMEERKPYLQNELSIQELAEATGIPRHHLSRVVNERLHKNFYDFVNEYRVAEAKRLLLNPAFSHYTTLAIALEAGFSSKATFNAVFKKQTGLTPTAYVSKSKILV; encoded by the coding sequence TTGGCGACCTTACTCTTTACGCGCAGGCAAAACAAACTGGCAAACCGCCTGCTGGGGGCGCTTGTCCTGCTGTTATCTATACAGACAGTGCTCGTGGCATACGACACACGCGACTTCTTCCTTGCCTTCCCGCACCTGAGCAAAGTAGGCTGGCTGCTGCCGTCCCTATTTGGTCCGCTCATATACCTGTTCACCGCCAAACTCACCAGTGAGAGACCTGTCTGGCGGAAGAAAGATTTTCTGCACCTTGTGCCGTTTGCCCTGTGTCTGCTGTACTTGCTGCCCTATTTTCTGCAGCCAGCGGCAGTTAAAACCGCGTACCTCGAGAACTTTGACAAAGCATCGGAGGATGACTTCGGTACCCTGAACCAGTTGCTCAACTTTCTGCACCTGGGCTATACGTATGCCGCACTCGTCCTTATCCGGAGGCACGAACAGAACATACTCCAGCGCTTCTCAGAACTGCGAAAAGTGCGCTTGCGGTGGCTGAAGCAGTTTGTACAGTTGATTTTCTGCATCATTCTGATCGGCGTGGTGGTGTTCTACGCCCGCAAATGGAATGTGCCCTGGGTGTCGGAGGTATACCATTTTCACTATCTGGGGGTTATTGTGTGTATCTACTGGATAGGGTACAAAGCGCTTTCGCAGCCCGCTATCTTCAATAATTCGCTGCCGTTTCCGCAGGGCAGGAAAGAAGCAGAGGAGGCAGAGGTGCCAGCTCCCGACGAGGCGGTGAACGAGATGCAGACAGGCGAAAATCTCGCTGCGGTGAAGTATCAGAAGTCGGGGTTGAAGGAGGACGCGGCCGAAGAGTACCTGGGCCAACTGCTTCAGTTTATGGAGGAGCGGAAGCCGTACCTACAAAATGAGCTCAGCATCCAGGAACTTGCGGAGGCGACTGGTATCCCCAGGCACCACCTGTCGCGTGTTGTGAACGAGCGACTGCATAAAAATTTTTATGATTTCGTAAATGAATACAGGGTAGCGGAGGCAAAGCGCCTGCTGTTGAATCCTGCCTTTAGCCACTACACGACCTTAGCCATTGCCCTGGAGGCAGGGTTCAGCTCCAAAGCCACCTTCAATGCTGTCTTCAAGAAGCAGACAGGTCTTACGCCAACGGCATACGTCTCAAAGTCGAAAATACTTGTCTGA
- a CDS encoding amidohydrolase family protein, translated as MPQHATDKLLRTALACFLLLFCFGALAQEPVHSGKREIVFRAVHVIPMDKERVLENQDVVVKDGVITALGNTGKVTYGKDALVIDGKGKYLMPGLAEMHAHVPPVDDFAPMEEVLQLFALNGITTIRGMLGHPRHLQLRDRINGGELISPRFYTSGPSFNGNSVKTPAQAAEMVREQKQAGYDFLKLHPGLTPETFAAIAKTAKEVDIPFAGHVSYDVGIWPAIVAGYASIDHLDGFVEGLVPGLDSIPEQEAGLFAMYIADEADESRIPKLVNALRENNIWVVPTQALAERWIAADKAPEALRQAPEMVYMDAATLEKWTSAKKDMMQHPKYDAAEIADYIKLRQKLIYESNENGVGLLLGSDAPQVFNVPGFSTHHELRYLVDAGLSPYEALRTGTVNVGRYLNRPDIGTIKAGAAADLVLLAGNPLKDITQTQNIEGVLVAKRWLPKAYIAQELKKLEKR; from the coding sequence ATGCCACAACACGCCACAGACAAATTACTGCGAACAGCGCTGGCCTGCTTTCTGCTGCTGTTCTGCTTCGGTGCCCTCGCCCAGGAGCCGGTGCATTCCGGGAAACGCGAAATCGTTTTCCGCGCCGTCCACGTCATCCCCATGGACAAAGAGCGGGTGCTGGAAAACCAGGATGTGGTGGTGAAGGACGGCGTTATCACGGCTTTGGGGAACACAGGCAAGGTGACATATGGGAAAGACGCGCTGGTGATAGACGGCAAAGGCAAGTACCTGATGCCGGGGCTGGCCGAGATGCACGCGCACGTGCCGCCCGTGGATGATTTTGCGCCGATGGAGGAAGTGCTGCAGCTTTTTGCGTTGAACGGCATTACGACCATACGCGGCATGCTGGGCCACCCGCGCCACCTGCAGCTGCGCGACAGAATCAATGGCGGCGAACTCATCAGCCCCCGCTTTTACACCTCCGGCCCCTCCTTCAACGGCAACAGCGTGAAAACTCCGGCGCAGGCCGCCGAGATGGTGCGGGAGCAGAAACAGGCCGGGTATGATTTCCTGAAGCTGCACCCCGGCCTCACCCCCGAAACGTTTGCCGCCATCGCCAAAACAGCCAAAGAAGTGGATATCCCCTTTGCCGGCCATGTGTCATATGATGTGGGCATATGGCCCGCCATTGTCGCAGGCTACGCTTCCATCGACCATCTGGACGGCTTTGTGGAGGGTCTGGTGCCTGGGCTCGATTCCATTCCGGAGCAGGAAGCGGGGCTGTTTGCCATGTACATTGCCGACGAGGCCGATGAGTCGCGCATCCCAAAACTGGTAAACGCCCTCCGCGAAAACAACATCTGGGTGGTGCCGACGCAGGCCCTGGCCGAGCGCTGGATAGCGGCCGACAAAGCCCCCGAGGCACTGCGCCAAGCTCCCGAAATGGTGTATATGGATGCCGCAACCCTTGAAAAGTGGACATCTGCTAAAAAGGACATGATGCAGCACCCGAAGTACGATGCTGCCGAAATTGCCGACTATATAAAGCTCCGGCAAAAGCTTATATATGAGAGCAACGAAAACGGCGTCGGGCTGCTGCTGGGTTCTGATGCACCGCAGGTATTCAACGTGCCGGGCTTCTCCACGCACCACGAACTGCGTTACCTGGTGGACGCGGGCCTTAGCCCCTACGAGGCCCTGCGCACCGGCACCGTCAACGTGGGCCGCTACCTCAACCGCCCGGACATCGGCACCATCAAAGCCGGTGCCGCCGCCGACCTAGTTTTACTGGCGGGCAACCCCCTGAAGGATATAACGCAAACACAAAATATTGAAGGCGTGCTTGTTGCCAAACGCTGGCTCCCGAAGGCCTATATAGCGCAGGAACTCAAAAAGCTGGAGAAGCGGTAA
- a CDS encoding porin family protein, with protein sequence MNASDEKNTFGFKFKNSAGGNQDREYKPGEVKEVIYGNEKYVSAFIPDPAFNQAVFLKMLIESEVNLYKAVDTNGKAHFFFQEAGGELQLLQEKTYSGLLKVHLRGCATMNFDDPSFVKKYGYSATGLSKFFIAYNTCASPGAPIIEHKNKTELYITKGVTAGMASTSVSLTTIVAKPGSYGTYVNMNAGVFGELHIGRHLSTLLELQYHSYKGGLYEPDAFYPDEIEIEMQYVRVPLLLKYTTSGKVRLFANAGPHADVLIGQSGRRNYSKIESDYHPDFARLSYGLTGGAGVALAPFSKTTALKLEGRYSKTTLNTGVNPCGTLASYQLLVGFSF encoded by the coding sequence GTGAACGCAAGCGACGAAAAGAACACCTTCGGCTTTAAGTTTAAAAACAGCGCGGGCGGAAACCAGGACCGGGAATATAAACCCGGCGAGGTGAAGGAAGTGATATATGGAAATGAGAAGTACGTTTCTGCTTTCATCCCGGACCCGGCCTTTAACCAAGCAGTGTTTTTAAAAATGCTGATCGAAAGCGAGGTGAACCTGTACAAGGCAGTTGACACAAACGGGAAGGCACATTTCTTTTTTCAGGAGGCAGGTGGAGAACTCCAACTGCTGCAGGAGAAAACATACAGCGGGCTGTTGAAGGTACATCTGAGAGGCTGTGCAACTATGAATTTCGATGATCCCTCCTTCGTGAAAAAATACGGCTACAGCGCCACCGGCCTGTCAAAATTTTTCATAGCCTACAACACCTGTGCAAGCCCTGGCGCGCCCATCATCGAGCACAAGAACAAAACAGAGTTATATATCACGAAGGGCGTGACAGCGGGCATGGCCAGCACATCCGTGTCCTTAACCACCATCGTGGCGAAACCCGGCAGCTATGGCACCTATGTGAACATGAATGCAGGCGTGTTCGGGGAGCTTCATATCGGCAGGCATTTGTCCACGCTGCTGGAGTTGCAATACCACAGCTACAAAGGCGGGCTTTATGAGCCGGATGCTTTTTATCCCGACGAGATAGAAATCGAAATGCAATATGTGAGGGTGCCCCTGCTGCTAAAGTACACCACCTCCGGAAAAGTCAGGTTGTTTGCGAATGCCGGTCCTCATGCAGACGTGCTGATCGGGCAAAGTGGCAGGAGAAACTACAGCAAAATAGAGTCTGATTACCATCCTGATTTCGCCAGGCTTTCTTATGGCCTGACCGGGGGTGCGGGGGTTGCGCTGGCGCCGTTCTCAAAAACAACGGCGCTTAAATTGGAGGGCAGGTACAGCAAAACAACGCTTAACACGGGCGTTAACCCGTGCGGCACCCTCGCCTCTTACCAGTTGCTGGTCGGTTTCAGTTTCTGA